Part of the Labrenzia sp. PHM005 genome is shown below.
CGCCTGCGATAGTGTCCTGACGCGCGCCTTGCGCATCCACCAGTTCGCGGATGGTCTTCATGGATTTCTTTGAGCTGGAGCCAGATACCTTGATGCCGGATTTCACGCCGCGCCCAAGCCAATAGGCATCGAAAAGCTCGTCGAATTTCTTCCAATCCGAAAGCCGGGCACAGAAAAGCGCCCGGAACGCTTCTTTCAGTATTTGCGGCCGTTTGAGCGCCTCAGACCGCAAGAGCTTGACGGCATCTTCCGTTTCTCCCAATCCCACCTTGTAGCCGCTGTCGCGCAGCGAGCGCACAAATCCGGCGAGCCGAACCCGGAGGGCGGCGCCAAGGTCGTTGCGGGTTTTAAGGGAAAGGCTTGTCACGGATCAGGCCACCTTTCCAAGCAGGCGGTCGGTGACTTCCGGCGTGATGCGCGCCTGATCCTCACGGGTTTTCAGAACACACACGAGCGTGTCGAAAACCAGTTCACGCTGCTCAAGGAGTTTTTTCGTCCCGAGACCCACAAGGGCTGCCGCCCAATCAATAGTTTCGGCCACACCTGGAACCTTCGTCAGATCCTCTTTCCGCAATTTGCCCATCAATTCGGCGATTTGCAGGGCAAGGGCCGTGTCCAGCCCGTCGACGCGGCTCAAGAGAATGCGGGCTTCACGGCTAGTGTCCGGGTAATCGACGTAATGGTAGAGGCATCGCCGGCGCAGCGCGTCCGAGAGTTCACGGGTTCCGTTTGAAGTGAGGATTACCCGAGGAATGCTTTTGGCTTCAATCGTGCCAAGTTCGGGAATGGACACCTGAAAGTCCGACAGAAGTTCCAGAAGAAAGGCTTCGAATTCCTCGTCGGCCCGGTCAACTTCGTCGATCAGAAGAACCGGAGCCTTGTCCTGCCGGATGGCCGCCAGCAAGGGGCGTTCAAGGAGATACTTTTCGGAAAAAACCGCCTCTTCAACCGTTTCGGCATCTGCGCCGCTGCTTTCGCGCGCCTTAATGGCGAGAAGCTGGCGCTGATAATTCCATTCATAAATGGCATCGGACCGGTCGAGGCCTTCATAACACTGCAGCCGGATCAGATCCGTGTCTTCTAGCTTTGCCAGCGCCTTGGCGACTTCGGTCTTGCCAACGCCGGCCTCGCCTTCAAGAAGCAGAGGACGTTTCAGCATCTCAGTCAAAAGAAGCGCCATCGCCAGTCCGTCATCGGCGACGTAGCCCGTGGCGGCCAGCGCTTCGGCAAGGGTTTCTTTTGTCTGGGTCATCTTGGTCCGTTCAGCGGCATCCTCATTAAGATGCATCGGCCTTTTCCGGTCTGTTCTGGTTGGGTTTCGGCCAAACAACCAACCCGTTTGCGATGGCGATCTCGAACATGCGCGGGTAGGACGTTCCGGCTTGCAAGATCAGGTCATCGATCTGAATTATGCTGCTCATAAGGCGTTCCCTATTCTTTCCTCCCTCCCGGAAGTCCGGGAGAGAGGTGTCTTGCGGAGTTGCCATTAACCGTGGGCACCAAGGTCCTTGGCTGCTTGCCAGATCCGCCAGGCATCGTGTGGCATCTGGATATGCGTAGAGCCCAAGAACTGGAAGGCATCATTGACAGCATTTGAGAAGGCCGGGACACCGCCGACATTCGGGCTTTCACCGACACCCTTGGCAC
Proteins encoded:
- a CDS encoding MoxR family ATPase, translating into MHLNEDAAERTKMTQTKETLAEALAATGYVADDGLAMALLLTEMLKRPLLLEGEAGVGKTEVAKALAKLEDTDLIRLQCYEGLDRSDAIYEWNYQRQLLAIKARESSGADAETVEEAVFSEKYLLERPLLAAIRQDKAPVLLIDEVDRADEEFEAFLLELLSDFQVSIPELGTIEAKSIPRVILTSNGTRELSDALRRRCLYHYVDYPDTSREARILLSRVDGLDTALALQIAELMGKLRKEDLTKVPGVAETIDWAAALVGLGTKKLLEQRELVFDTLVCVLKTREDQARITPEVTDRLLGKVA